Within Lolium rigidum isolate FL_2022 chromosome 5, APGP_CSIRO_Lrig_0.1, whole genome shotgun sequence, the genomic segment CAATCCTTGTACTGAAACCTAAGAAGGTGTATCTGAATTCAAGTGTGTATGAGGAAGGTGAGTTCATGTGTTGAGTAGAGTAGAATATTAACAAGTTAGGCCCAGCAACCACGGCTGATCCAGCCGTTTCTAGAGAGCCACCCTCGGCGTGCGCTCACCgaagcaaaaaaaagaaaaaagcagaGCCCCCCTGCATGAGTGTGTCCAACCATGGTGCATGCAGGAGATTGCCATGCAACGAAAAAGGGGTGGGGAAAATTCCGTCACCCCTGCTGAAACCCACCATTTTTTGTCATCCCGCTCACCGCCCAAACCAAAAAGCTTTATTTCCCCCCATCGAGGTATCTTCCCTGGCCGCAGCAGTGATGCCACACATCTCTGGTGAGGAGCGGTGTTCACGTGAAGACTACTGCCTCCCCTTCCTTGAGATGTCCATGCGGGCGCCAAAATTGCCATGCCAATCTGGAATGATCGAGAGAGTTCGGGCCCGTCGCTCCTACATGTTAGTTCAAAATTCCCCAATTTctttctagggttagggttcgctaCCGACTTGCGATTTTCCTTTTGGATATCGATTAAACTCAATTCAGTTGCAATTTTGTGTCTACTAGGCCTTCCCGGACATTGACTATGCTCTAGACTTCATCGAAGACCCCACATTTCGCGGCATAGCACATAATTGCACCAAGGTGTGCCGCAGGCATAAGCTCGAGACTGTCAGGTGTGTTGCATTTGAAGGAAGCAATAGTGGCCATAGATTCTAGCTCTGTCTTATGCAAAATGTAAGTCTCACATTTTGATATCTCGGTTATGAGCTCATCCATGGTTACTTTGTGATTTCAAAGTAGCAATACTGGCCGCAGATTCCACCCCTGCATCGTAGTGATGTGTAACCAGATCGCGTTGTATTTTGCAAGAGGTAGAAAACAAACTGTGGATTGGGTGGATCATGAAGGGCCTATGACAGCTAAAAATTCTCTAGAAACACTTTGGGGAATGTATCATGACAATAGTAGTGCAATGATCATCGAGATGGTCGACAGTGCAAAGTTGGTGAATGAGATAGCTAATGAGAAGAACAAGATTGAGAAAAAGTACTTTACTCTCTTAGTTGATGtgaagaaaatcatggatgatGCTGAGAAAAAGGTTTTGCAGGAGAACTTGGCCAGCAGTAAGGACAACACTGCAAATGCTGAGGAGTTTGGGGAAGGAGAGGAAGCAGATGTAGGATGAAGTTGATATGTTCAAGCACATGAAAAAATCTCAAGCCGAGATTATGAAGGTGATACCGAAAAATTGGGATGATAAAAAAGAAGGCTATGCAGGAGGAAAATAGGAAGGTTGAGTACATGATCTATGATATGATCAAACCTAGTGATGCTAACAAAGATAAGTTGAAGAGAATCAAGCAAATATGCGACGGGTGATTAGATTTTCTGGCATTTCAGTTCGTAGTTGTACTGTCATGTTGACCATAACGGGCCTAATGCCAGAAAATAGAATCAATCATGGTAAGCTCACAAAATGTTGTACATGGTGACCATAACAGTGCCGATGTGGGCAACCAAACAAAATATTTTTGCACTAGAAGGGCTAAAAGGGAGATGCATAGCCAACCAAACGAAGTAGGAAAATAAGGCTGCACAACATGACCCAATGTCTAGTTTTTGCTCAGCACTGTCCAACCCCACTACCCAACTAAGCCAAGAAATTCATGTAGACTACCAAACACATCCATAAAGAACTATCCAGACACTACTGCATCCAAAGTTTAATAAAACCAGGCACTAATGCATCCTGCATCAATAGTTCAGTAAAGCGAGACATTGCTGCATCCGATGTGGGCAACCAAACAAAATACTCTCGGAAGGCGACCTATGACGAGGCTGGGCACGGTGAAGCTCCCTCCCACTAACTACGGAGGAAGCCAGCGACTCCTAGGGATGTCGCCTGATGGGAGGCTGCGGTTTTTGGGAAACAAAAGATTCATGGTATCCATGTGGGTGCATCTCTGGGATGGTTGGGTGAAGGAGGTGGTGATCAATGTGGAGCATAAGGTACGGTCACCGCATCCCTATATCTCCATAGGCCCTCTGTGGATTGACTTCAAGTGCTCAGTAGAGAGGAGCGCCGTGGTGTTGCTTCCTGCCGCAGATTCATCCAGGCCCCCTAATTGTCCTCGACTTGGATACGAAGGAGATGCGTAGGCAAAATACGTCTCAAATTTCCTTGTTGTTTGAGGTCGACTTGTCTGCACGACTACAagccatgaaaatatatttctaaCTAGCTCAGGATTTGATAAATGACTTAAAGAAACACTGGTTTTCTTTTCAATCAAAAAATGAAGATAGATGTTGTCCTTTGGTAGTACAAAACAGCTAACAGAACTACAAAATAATGAATCCAGATAGAGAAAAATAACCTACAGAAAAATACTTCTAAAAGTTTGTTTTGATTAAGTATTATTCTTGTGTATGTTCTTTTTATTTGTGGAAACCAGAAAATATTGCGCTGCATAGACTAGTCTAGGGAGTATGTTGAGCACCATTACTTAAATGCATGTCCTCAGCCTTTAATGAAAATGCAAACTTTGCCAATTATGTTCATTTGAAACATGTTGTATAGATCCTTCTAAACCACCATTCAAGTTTATTTGTACACCAGTTCCGCGATTCTATTAGTAAAATGACTGCTTAACATAGAAAAGCAATACAATATCAGTTGAACATAATTTACTTATTTGTTTTCACACCATGGCCTGGAGCCCCAAGAATTGTGACCTGAATTAAGTCCACTAACTTCTAgagttgtcttgtagcaaaaacaaaaaaggaaaacaaccttCACCGTCTAGCCATAATTATAGCTAAACTAATTCCCACACAAAAAAACTGAACTCATGTACTAAGCAGCAGAGTAATATGATAATTGATAAGGCCATAGAAGTTAGCTCTTTCGAAAATAGCAAGGTGCTAACAATCAGCTTACATTGAAAAGTTACATTAAACTCCTCAGCATGTGTAGCTAGCTTGTTTCTGAAGCTTCTCTCGTGCCTGTATCATATAAACaacttaggatttgacaagatgatCTCTACAGAAATACTGGATTTCTTTTCAATGAAAAAATGAAGACAGATGCTGGTCTTTGGTAGTACAAAACAGCAAACAGAACTACAGAAATAATGAATCCAGATAGAGGAAAAGAAACACATAACAAATACTTCTAAAAGTTTGTTTTGATCACATAATATTCTTGCAcatgttctttttatttttcgtTCTGGAAATCAACAATTTATTCGACATACACATTTGATAACTATTTACCTATTTAGATGCTACCAAATATACATATATAACGAGGTGACAATATTTTTATGTCAAATCCATAATTACATTTGTGTTAGCCTTAATCTTGATTCCATTGTATCTGCGTGTTTATTTCGGCATGCCATGGTATCCTAACATTTAGCTTACATGGAAAAGTTTAGACATTAGACTGCTCAGCAAAATACAGAAACTAGGTTTGCCAAGAACACATGGTAGGCACACAAACACGGAGCAGATACCAGTATAGGAAAATTACCTTCATCCTTGCTAAGATATTTGGAGATTTCAGTGGTGCAGTTACGCGTAAAAATGAAGTCTTTTCCTGCCACAAGATTGGCAAATCCTTTCAGTGTATTGTTCCTCATGTCAACAGAAATCACCACGTCCTGCCCGGTGTGGTATGCGATAAACATCAGGTACAAAACGTCATCATCCATGCTCATGGTGGGAAAACCAATGAGCTTTGCCGGTAATGTTGCCTCGGAGGGGTTGCCGTCAGTGCTGCGCAGCCTAGGCAGCTGCTCGGAATACATTGGGTCAATAGTGATGTCAGTAACATTGTAGGTGTAGTCAAGATGCCAGTTCTCGGAGGGATCAACTGGGATCGGTAGGGTCCATGCGGTGGCCTTCCAGGCTCCACTGGCCGCTCTACACTGCTTTTGGCGAACACAGGAGTCAAGATGGTCGTCAGGGCTAACCACACTTTTCAGTGGGTTTTCGATCTCAATGTACTTGACGGAATCTTTAAGCAGGTTGACGGTGATGTCCCGAATGATGTGCGGGGAGCATTTGCGGTAGAATCTCCGGTTACCCATGGCCGGCAGCGGCAGTGGTACGTCGAGGAGTGCGGGATCCTCCTGGAGCACATTGCAGACGAGGATGCCGCGCCAGAGGTCAACCCAGCCGACCATGCCAAGCGCGCCGCGGCCAAGAACGATCACCTTGTGTGTCTCATGATACGGCGCGAAATCCACAGGCAGCACCTTGTCCCTCACTGGTTCTCCCACGGACACCACCTTGGTGGTCCAACCCTCTGAAGCTCTGGAGGAGCGGTAAAGGTAGAGATTGAACTCCTTGTTAGGAGTCAAGTTCTGGTAATTTCTTGTGAGAGCGGCGACGGCGTACCCGTCGCCGAAGCTCAGGAGGGCGATCTCTTGATCTTGGAAGATATTGGGGTACGGGTGCGGAAGGAGGTGGAGTGATGGCTTCCGAGGGTGCGccctgtagaggaagtagtcgcaGTAGCGCGGGTTGAACCGGACCTGGGGGCACACGGAGACCTGGAAGAGGACGAGATCGGAGTCCGCGCTGATCACCCTGGGAGGCACCACAAAACCGGCGGGTCCAAGATCGGGGCAGTGGACACAGAAGTGGGAGACATGGGGTGGGCGGGCGgtgtggaaggacacttggatgagTTCGCCGGTGCTCGTGTGGCTCTCGGCCAAGTTGGTGTTGCCGTGGTAGTCGCCCATGTAGCCGAGGGTGTCGAGGATGACCCAGTTTGGGGCGTCGCGGCCATCTTCCTCGGGGAGTGGAGGCGGACTCAGAACgtcagaggaggaggacgatgaagaggcggcggcggccatggcgaccaACGAGGAGGCCAGTACGAGAAACTGCACCTTTGCATAGAACACCAGAAATAAAGCCCTAGTTGCACAccgcgatttttggctccgttaatAAGTTGCATCTTGCCCAAACATGCGAGCCCATTGTAATCTATACGCATATTCGTGTGAGCCCATTGTATaccacaacaaaaaaattggacaGCATAACGGTGGAAACCATATAGAGCTTCTACACATACAAAACAATTGAACCTCAATATAACATCATGTATACCATAAATTAAAGTCTAGTAGTTATGTGGGGTAGGGGTGAGGGCAACCTAGGGTTCTTAAGCCACCGCTAACCTTAATTTAAAAGTCAATGTACTAAGACGTCGATCAGATTCCGAAATTATGGGGTGCGTGGGTAACCTAGGGTTCTTCGGGAACCGCTAACCCTAGCAAAGAGAGATCAGTTGACACCAAAATCACTAATTGAGAGAGGGATTACCATTAAACGAGATGAGTTTATCGGAATCCCCCATCCTCTCCGCCGTCGTACCGTTGTCGTCGCCGCATCTGACACCTCCTTTATCTTCGGGTATCAGCTGCGAGGGGCAACACTCGAGTGCTGATGTGAACGAGGAGTGGTCCTCCAACTCTATCTACCTCACCGCTAGcgccccacctccaccgccgcctccttcATCATCGGACCTCATCTCCCGCCGGCACCTCCGCTGAGCTCCCGCCCATCCAGTGGAGAAAAGGAGAACTTGCCACTACGTCTTTTTTTATAGCGGAAGCATTCACTTTTTGTAAGGAACATGTAGGTGTTTGAGCCAAAATGAGGTCTAGCAAAGAAATTATAAGTATAGAAATACAATGGCCCAACATGAATATACGTGTTAATAGTCTAAATTCTTCTCTTTGTGCTAGCTGCAACTCATTGGACCAAAAAATTGGGGTCTGCTACAACTAGTTTTATGTTTCTGGGTTTTGTGCAACAACTGCACCAAATATTAGTGTTACATGCACTTTCCTCTAAGTACTTAAGGCATCTCCTGTGGTCTAAAATGTCACTGACATAAAATGTGAAAATCTAGGCCCAGTGGCACGACTCATATTGCCCGTTTGCCCGGACACAACCCATGTGACCCGGCCAGCCTATCCTCACGTGTACCTCTCCtggcccatatgtcatcctccacACATACTTTCTTTTCTCTCTTCTCCCATCTTTCTATCCCCTGACAACAACCACCGCCCGAGCTTCGCCACCTGCTTGCACACATGTTTCGTTGTCGCGAGCCCGAGCTTCATCGTCGCCTCGGCTCCATCAACGTGTCGTGTCGAGCCAGAAGATCTAGAAGCATGTTGTGTTGCTTCTGGTCGTGGATGCGTGACGGGTAGATTGGCACGCCCCGCCACTGCACGAGATGGAACGAGCTGCAGAAGCTCATCCAACTACATGACGGGAGCTGCAATAAATCCGATGCCGTCGGCCTGAATCATGGTTAGTAGATCCTGAAGAGCAGCAAACAAAAAACATCTAGTGGCGAAGGACAAAATAAATTTGAGGTAGGGCAAACCTTGAATGATGCAAATATCATAATAATCCTAAAACATTAATAATGTATATGGCTCAAACACAATTACTTAATACAATAAAAAAAAGAACATATATTATTTTAAGTAGAACCTAAAAATACATACCAATAATGCCAGGTTAATGGCAAAGCTTTACCTTAAAAAATCTAATGTAATTGATACAATTAAGACATTTGATTATTCCTTGTTCAATGCACAACTCGGTCTTGATTATCATTGTTGCCGGGACATTCCTTTCAATTATTGATGCCGCCATCGGTAAAACCAATATCATCTTAATGGGGTGATAATACAATTAGAGAAAGTATGGAGTACCTTTTAAATATCTAGAGATCTCTAACATCTCCAATTCTACGAGTATAAGTAACGAATAACTTGAGGCTATCTTCAATATACTAAGGTCCAGTCAATGATAAATATGTGTAATACAAGCAAAGTCATTCACATTGAACCTAGAATATGAGTCTATGTTTAGAGGTAAATAGTCTATATTTTTTATTTGAAATCGATTTCATGCAGTGTTCACTGAAATAAGCATAACTTTCTCATACAAGTCCGTTTTCGATGTATAATCACTCCGTTTTTTAGAAACAACGCGTGCATCTAAGAGTATTCACAAAAATCAAGGTATAGCAGATGCCCTACCTTGCCTTACTGGGATCTTCGCCCCTGACAACATCTGCCTTTGCTACACTAACTCCCCTCGATCTCTAGCATCCCATGGTCAAATCTAGCACTTCTAGCTAGATAATTTTGGCAGGAATATTTCTGACATCTGATTTGAGCGAGGCTTCCTCCCGGACCCTCTCGTTGCCGCTCTCCTCTCCAGCCAGCAGTTGCGTCAGCGCGCCATCACCAGGTTGACCCACATCATTATTGCAATAAATCTTTCTTAATATTTTCCTTGTGTATGTAGCATTTTTAGAAAGTCCAGCGCTAGGCATCAACCGGCTGTAAAAAAACCCACCAATAAGTCGTCTTCCAAACCATCAGATCAACTTAAGTGAGCAAAATCCGTGCATCAAATCATGATACAAAAACGATTCGTATGTAACAATTTTTCCATAGTATGTAACATTAATCTCCATCATTTTTCATTTAGTTGCAAAATAATGGTACACTTTTTTCCCGACGGTAAAAAAAATCCCTAGTATAATACTTTTGTTTGCGTATGTATCATTGTCAAAAATGCGACATTGTTATAGAATATTTCTCTGCAATGCTCCAACATTTTGGTCTAGCTTATCCCAACATTACATGATAACATATGTAATATATGTGCAAATTTCTCTGTAATATATCCATGGAGACAACACCATGCCTGATTTGAGGTCGCCAACAACGAATCCGCCGCCATCGGAGAAGCCTCTGGTCATGACGCCGGTGCTTTGTCCCATGGAGCGCGGTGCCAGCCAATCGCGGTCATCGGTGCGCTCGGCGCTGGCTCGCTCGCGGCGGGAGCGTACAACGTCGACCAAGGATGATGCGGGGATGGCGGCATGCAATGGTTGTAGCCGTGCTAGAAGAGCAGCAGCAGGAGTAGCGATGCAAGCCTCACAGAACTAACGAGGAAGATAACCTATTGTAGGAACAGCCGGTTGATGATAAGACTTTTCCTTCTAAAATGCTACATCGCTTCCCATGAATCTGCAAAAAGTTTCGAATTGTAGCAAAAACTATTGTAATATTTTGAACACACCAATGTAGCAAAGCAACAGTTTATGCAACAAATCACATGGTtgcatcaaaaaaaaaatttaagatgTGCCATTGTTCATAACAAAAAAGTGAACATATCCAACATATGTGACTAAGACACCCAACATTATTGGAACATGTTTACAACATTTGAAGACGGGTTTCTAGTAACAGGCACTACTTCAAGCAGATTCAGATTAATCCATATTCATTAAGAAAGACTCGAGCTAAGCTGTGTGTAGCCATGTAGGGATGCATGTGATGTAACCTAGCCACTAGCATAAAAATAATGGATTGTGGACGTAACCTGTaacttttgattttttatgtTGCGCGACTGGTGATGGATAGCTAACCCACAAAATAACTACACTGTTCTATCAAATTATGGAGTGAATGGGTACCTCAAGAGGTATGTTGCTTTTATGATGAGAAATAAATATGCAACCTTTGGGATATAAGTTATTCGCAATGGCTAACTTGATCTTATTCCTCATCATCCTAGATGATAGAAGTCTAGAAGAGCCGCCGACTCCAACTATCAGCCATGTAAGATGACCAACTGCTCATCCTACCTCCTCTACCTTTTctacaaccttttttttttttttgtcttagtAGAGTCTTTTAGTGACATGTTTCCACTACTTAGAAGAAGTGAGCATGGACAATTAGACAACCACTCATGTGAAGATTCAACTTTCAGGTCATGGCCATAACAGTTACATGTACTCAATAGCTATTAGGATGATGAACTCACAAAATGAAATAGGACTCCTATTGAGATGTAGTTGGACAGCCAACTTACGGCGAGGAGGTGCCAAAAGGGGGGTCCAAAATACTAGTGCTTTTCATTTGGACCATGCATAACAGCACATGTATGCTCCACAGCAATGCTACATCTACAGGCACTATTTTACAAAATCTCACTTACGCGCACACATAGAGAGAAGGCAAGGGCAGGCCCACCCTGAAAGCACGGAAGGAAACCACCCGTGCACGAACCACTGGCTTCCACATCATTCCGTAACATGGTGTCCTTAACTCTAGCATTTACGCATGATCCACATTAAAGCTCTTCTTACATTGTCATTTCTCCTCATTTTTAGCTTTCTTTCTCCAAATCAATGACAGAAATCACTGTCTCTGTTACCAGCTCCTTGTTTTGAGGGACTATCAACTCGATCACTAGAGCTGCAAAATTCCAGCCATTGCTGCAAAATTGTCCAAATTATTCCAAATTTGGAATGTTAAATACGTACCCCTAGGCTAGTTATTGCTGTTACCAACTAATTTTAGGCATTGCGTAGTTGGTCTTCATTTGAGAGAGCACCAAGTTGTTTTGATAGTTTAATGTGGCCCTATCTAAAGAATCCATAAGAAACAGTTAAATATCAGATGACACAACATCAACATTCAGCAAGTAAGCTTAATCATGTAGGAACAGGTCTCATAGAGACAGGCAAATCTGCCATCTTACAGTCCACTAGTTCCAAATGTTCATGTGAAACCCACGGCTAACAACAAAGAGTCTAGATATCAGAGGTAAATAAAAGAACACGATTTCAAAATCTCTCCGGCCAATGTCACGAGACCCTCAGATGCACATCCATCTTAACGGTTCGCCTTGGCAACACGCTCAATCTCATCCTTCTTCTTGATGGCGTAGCTACAACAATTAAGTTATTACCATAAATGGATCAGTACTCATTTTCATTCATGACAGACAAACCAAGGCAGAGCTGACAAGACAAGGTAGAGCTTATGGTGTACCTGTTGGATGAGCCCTTCGCGGCATTGATCAACTCATCAGCGAGGCACTCGGCGATGGTCTTGATGTTCCTGAAGGCGCTCTCCCTGGCACCAGTGGTCAGCAGGTAGATGGCCTGGTTCACCCTCCTCAGGGGGGAGATATCCACAGCTTGCCTCCTGACAACACCAGCAGAACCAATACGGGTGGCGTCCTCACGTGGCCCACTGCAAGCAGGATAATAAACAGCATATCATTCAGATCTTAAACTGGACAAAAACATGGCAAGGCTAAATATTGCCAAGAAGCAGTACCTACAAAATCAGACAGTACAGCCACATTCGACAAAACCAGCTCAATGAACTCACAGCTTCAAATAAAAGACAGGTGTGTGTATGCAGCGAGAATGAAATCAagtcaagaaaaatactcccaaCCTAATTATTTGTCTAATTCACCAATCAGGGGACTTAGCAAACTAAGAACTCAACAACTGATTTCTCATCAGACACATTCCAATTGCCCAAATTCACCAATAAGGGCACTTGGCAAACTAAGAAATCAACAACTGATTTCTCATCAGACACATTCCAATTGCCCAAATTCACCAATCAGGGCACTTGGCAAACTAAGAAATCAACAACTGATTTCTCATCAGACACATTCCAATTGCCCAAATTCATCAATCAGGGCACTTGGCAAACTAAGAAATCAACAACTGATTTCTCAGAGACATTCCAATTGCCCAAAGCTCATGTATGTGATTCTAGCCAAGAACAACAGTATGTAAATCCATTGCACACTGACCTAGAAAGAAAGCAATAAGATTACTGACACCTGATATAGAACACGACTGTTATCATATCATAACTAGACAGTAAGTAGTTAACCTGTAAGCGCTAATACAGATTAGAATTAGGCAGAATATTTGGTACATTCCACACATATTCCTTTGGTGGCATAGCAAAAGTTCCAATAACTTCACTACCACAGATTAACCTGATGCAGTTCTACTTCCTACACCATTCAATCTGATGGCAGggatcaacggtactaacatataTGTAGCATGGCATAGCAGCAAATAGCGCAGTAGACTTCACTGCAACAAATAAACCTGAATATAGCACTAACCTACTACCACCATTATCCATTCAACTCACGGGATCCATCTAGCACTAGCCACCAGGCAGAGAGGGAAGAAAGGAGTATACCTGttgatgatggcgtcgacgaTGACCTGGATGGGGTTGAGGTCGGTGAGGAGGTGGATGATCTCCATGGTGTGCTTGACGATGCGCACGGCCATGATCTTCTTGCCGTTGTTGCGGCCGTGCATCATGAGCGAGTTGGTGAGGCGCTCGATGATGGGGCACTGCGCCTTGCGGAAGCGCTTGGCCGAGTAGCGCCCCGCCGAGTGCGGCAGGAACGTGTAGTGCTTCGTCGCCGTCACCGCCAGGTAGTCGTTCAGCGAGATGTCCGACACCTGAGCGAGGAACAACGGCCATGGTCAGTTAGCCAGATCCGCCGCCGGTGCGGTGGGCGGTGGAGTGGGAGGAGGGGAAGGCTCACCTGGACGTCCTCGAAGGTCCAGCGGTTGAAGAGCTTCACGTCGCCCCCGGGGGCAGGCTCCACGACAGCCATCGTCGCCGGCTTGTTGCGtatgcaggcggcggcggcggcgggcgcaggAGAGAGTGGCAAACCCTAGTCAACTCGGCCGCCGGATGGGTGAGGAGGTCCCTTTTATACTAACGGTGCTAGGATTTCTGATCGGACGGTGGAGATGCCTCACTCAGACACCGGACGGACGGTGTCGATAAATATTTGCCCAAGATGTAAGTCGCCCAAGAATTAGGAGTAGGAAAAACTATCAACATCTAAGGTATTAAATGGACACACTAAAAAACATACTTTacggtgaatctattgatattgattcgGTATTGTAGTCATTCATGTTTTTATGTGTAAACTTGGCCAGACTTAGAAAACATTCACTTTTGACTCTCTAGATGTTTTACATTTTGGCATGGAAGGAGCAATATAAATCGTCAATCGTGTTTGAAATGCGCATGATTTCAACACAAATAGTTCAAAACATTGATAAAGTCTTTACATTACGAAAAATAGCTTGAATATAGAATTACATAATTAGGATTTGGTAACTATATGCCCTTGCATTCCTGTAGGAGTTCCAACAAAGGCATTTTCACTAACTTTTAAGAACATATCTAGCTTAATAAAATATCACTAAGATATGGTTCAAGAGCGCATGACCCATACTATTTCTAAACTTATTTATCACTAGGATCATTGCAAACAATACTCTTAACATTCAATGTCGCTGCCTTTTAAGAGCTATAAAAATTTGAGAAGTATTTAAACATAAATCACTCTCTCCTCTCCCCCCATCACCCCTCCTCCACAACTCTACTGAGAGAGTCCGATCGGGAGACCCAACTCGCTCCATTCTATCCTTGTGGCAGAGCTGGCCGGCGAGGAGATGCCACGGGAGGATATAGTAGATCTAATTTTGTGTTTGTCATTTTGATTTGACTTTTTGCCGGTAGGGAATGTCCCGGAGCAATGCTCCTGCGGCATGGCGTTGCTCATCTTCTTGCTCATGGTCCCATGTGTGCTACCATATGCGGATGTTGATGCTAGTGCCAATTTCTCCGCGAATAAGCTCGAGCATCCTTCAGATCTGAAGGATCCGTCCCTCTTCTCGCTACTTTCTTCAACTCACCATGGTGCTGCAGGAGGGGAACGCTTGAAACATCTTATTCTAACAAAATATATAAAACTAAGGCAGACTGCACAACAAGTCGATCACACCTTTTTGCTAAACGGTCACAAGGCAAAATGCAAAAATAACCAAGTGTGTGCTTGTTTCTGTATTCTGTAGGACACAAGCACGTATTTCTTGTCCTTATGAACTCGAAGTGCATTATGTATGAACTCTACCATCATATCCATGCCTTCAACTGTCACAATGTTCTCCGTGT encodes:
- the LOC124652823 gene encoding 40S ribosomal protein S5 — encoded protein: MAVVEPAPGGDVKLFNRWTFEDVQVSDISLNDYLAVTATKHYTFLPHSAGRYSAKRFRKAQCPIIERLTNSLMMHGRNNGKKIMAVRIVKHTMEIIHLLTDLNPIQVIVDAIINSGPREDATRIGSAGVVRRQAVDISPLRRVNQAIYLLTTGARESAFRNIKTIAECLADELINAAKGSSNSYAIKKKDEIERVAKANR